The Sebastes fasciatus isolate fSebFas1 chromosome 13, fSebFas1.pri, whole genome shotgun sequence genome includes a region encoding these proteins:
- the LOC141781610 gene encoding AP-2 complex subunit alpha-2-like gives MFLMLLDNQPQLNVQTKPVEPLVEGGGQIQQVLNIECITDFAEAPLLNIKFRYGGALQNLTLKLPVTINKFFQPTEMASHDFFQRWKQVCVPQQEAQKIFKANHSMDTEVLKAKLLGLGTALLDDVDPNPENYVCAGVIQTKGQQVGCLLRLEPNAQAQVQV, from the exons ATGTTCTTGATGCTCCTTGACAACCAGCCACAGCTCAATGTTCAGACCAAACCAGTAGAACCACTGGTAGAGGGTGGAGGCCAGATCCAACAGGTCCTCAACATAGAGTGTATTACTGACTTCGCTGAAGCTCCGCTGCTCAACATCAAGTTCAG ATACGGAGGAGCTCTGCAGAACCTGACCCTCAAGCTGCCCGTCACCATCAACAAGTTCTTTCAGCCAACTGAGATGGCCTCACACGACTTCTTCCAGCGCTggaaacaggtgtgtgt GCCACAACAAGAAGCACAAAAGATATTCAAGGCTAACCACAGCATGGACACTGAAGTACTTAAAGCTAAG CTACTGGGACTGGGAACGGCCTTGTTGGACGACGTCGATCCGAACCCAGAGAACTACGTGTGTGCTGGAGTGATCCAGACCAAGGGCCAGCAGGTTGGCTGTCTGCTGAGACTTGAGCCAAACGCTCAGGCACAGGTACAGGTATAA